The following nucleotide sequence is from uncultured Draconibacterium sp..
GCAATTATTTCAGGGAGAATCCGCATCGCCTGCACCTCGGGATTATTGGATTTGTACTAACAAAAGCTAACGGCGAAAAAGCCACCATTCAGGATATTAAAAATCCAGTACATAAGCTGGATATGTGGACCGGGCAAGTTACCAGCAGTTTCGAATTTGACGGCCAACCGGTAAAAGTAGAAGTTTATTGCCATCAGGATCAGGACCAGATTTCGGCAAAAATTGAGTCGCCGTTAATTGCTGCGGGGCAACTAGCCGTACTGTGGAAATTTCCGTATGCAGCTGCCATACATTCTCATCCCGGATACGATTTTCAGTCGCCCGACAAACATCAAACTGAAATGTTGCCGGCGGGTGAAAACTCAGTCCTATTCAACCGTAAACTGGATGACGATAACTACCAGGTTAAAGTAAACTGGCAAGGCGATGCAGCATTTAAAATGCAGGAAAAGCACGAGTTTATGCTACAGCCTAATAATGGTGAATCGTTGGAATTTAATTGTTGGTTCGCACCTAAAGCAGATAAAAAAGAGCCAATAAATTTTGAAGAAACAAAGGCAAACAACATCGAAAACTGGAAAGCCTTTTGGGAAAATGGCGGAGTTGTCGATTTCTCGGATTGTACCGATCCGCGTGCCAAAGAACTCGAACGCCGGACTGTACTTTCGCAGTACCTTACAAAAATACAAAGTTCGGGCTCGCGACCTCCACAAGAAACCGGCTTAACTTACAACAGCTGGTTTGGCAAATACCATATGGAAATGCATTGGTGGCATATTGCCCATTTTGCACAGTGGCAACGCGACGAATTTATAGAAAAGCAGCTCGATTTCTACAACGAAATGTATAACAAAGCACGGGAGACCGCTACCGACCGGGGATACAAAGGCGTACGTTGGCAAAAAATGGTTGGCCCCGATCACGAAAACAGTCCATCTTCGGTTGGTTCGTATCTTATTTGGCAACAACCGCATATCATCTGGTTTGCCGAACAAATGTACCGCCAAAATCCAAACGAAGAAGTGCTCAACAAATACAAAAAGCTGGTTTTTGAAACGGCTGAATTTATGGCTGATTTCCCGGTTTGGAACGATGAGTTGAATCGCTACGATCTGGCTCCTCCCTTAATTCCGGCGCAGGAACATTGGGATCGAGAAACCACCTTTAATCCACCGTTTGAGCTGGCCTACTGGTATTGGGGATTAACTACGGCTCAAAAATGGAAAGAACGTCTTGCTGAGCCAAAAGTGGAAGCCTGGGAGAATGTGCGAATCAATCTTGCTGCTCCCGATCAGAATGAAAATGTTTATCTGGGAATCCAGGGAGCAATTGACTCCTATTCCAATTCAGAGCTGATGAAAGATCACCCGATGGTTCTTGGGGCTTACGGCATTCTCCCTGATTGGGATAAAATAGATCCGGAAATTCTGCGCAATACGATGCACGTAATTGCTAAAAAGTGGGATTGGCAACAAACCTGGGGATGGGATTATCCGATGGCAGCCATGTGTGCTACACGATTGGGAGAGCCCGAACTGGCCTTGGAATTTTTACTAAAAGATGTACAAAAAAATACTTACCTGAAAAACGGTCACAATTATCAGGATGATAGATTAAGAGTTTACCTGCCCGGAAACGGAGGATTGCTAACTACCATAGGTATGATGTGCGCCGGATGGGACGGTTGCACAGAAAAGAATCCGGGGTTTCCGAAAAATGGAAAATGGGATGTAAAATGGGAAAACATATCGCCCGTATTTTAAGAAAGAAATTTAACACCAGACTTTAGGCCAAGACTGGTGGGATACTATCAGGATAAGGGTTTAGCCCTTACTTCTATTTATCACTTTCTTTTTATTTAATTCATCAATCCAATATTGTTCTATTCAATAGAAATGCTAGTTTTTTTGGATAGAAAACATCAATATGCAATTTCCGCTCGCCTAACGAATGGTGAACGAGGTATCGCGCAGAAAATTAAAGTCGTGCTGCAAAAAACCTATAAAAGGCAACGTCAGAAAAAGAGACACCTCATTTTCGAATTGTTTTACATTCACTTATCACTTATCACTTTTCAAGAAAACCGATAAATTTTTCCATGGTATTTATCTCTGCTTCACGACCGCAAGCCGACGATACCCAGGTTGTTAATTGTTTGCCCGGTTTGCTGATAAGAAGAAACTGTGTGCCATCGTCATCAGTTTTTACAAAATCCTCCGGATCATACATAATTGCAGCACCAATCTCAACAGATTCAGCAGCAACATCTTCGGGATGAATGCCCCAGGCAGCGATCAATCCATCCTTTTTGTAAATCTCCTGCCCTTTGTGATAATTAATTCCGGTAACAAATTGAACAGAATCATCGGTTAATGCAAAAGCCTCAACCCTGGCATTTCTTTCTCCTGAATAAACTGTAACCCGCACCAATACATCAACTTTTCTCCCTTTGTAAGGCACATCTTCCGATAACATTTCCATGTAAGAGCAGGTAGGTTCTTTTGCCACGCGGGCCGTACGATTCGATACTGGATTCAGTCTCACAACCTTTTCTCCATCCCACAAACGAACACCACCTAATCCAAGGGTTTCGCCGGCTTTATAGTAATCCGCTCCCCAGCCCTCTTTTTGGTCTTCTGCCGATGGATACCATTCTTTTTCCTTCAATTCCAGCTGTGGTTTAGCTTTCGAATAAACATCAATAGCTGCTTTTTCGCTAAAATAAATTCGCAATGCCATCCACTCGTTTTCTAAAGCCGGTCCATGATGCCCGATTGTATTATACAAATCGCCCGATTCGGCGTTAATTTCAGCCTGTTGCAAACTATCCGAACGCATAAACAAACTTACATCGGTTTTATTTTGTGCCTGAGATTGTGCAAACAGCATTATTGCAAATAATAGTAGAACATATCTTCTCATTTTCGTATTCGTTTTTGTTTGAAATTATTTATTTAATTCAATGGCAGCCACAATCAAAGGTGCAACACCTTTTTTGTCGTTATCCACTTTCTTTTCTGTCACGTAATAGTTATAATCGGCTTCGCGATAGGGATTTCCTCCCAAACCACAGGAGCCACATATATTGGTTAAAGTTACAAATCCATTCTCATCTTCCGTTACCAGGTTTTCAATTATACTGTCGAAAGCTGTGTTAGCAACGTCACGGTAACTTTGAGGCAACCAGTTGTTTTTAGCTCCTTTCGCAAATGCGTAGATAAACATAGCCGATCCCGATGCTTCAAGGTAGTTGCGGTCTTCGCCTCCCCTATCCAGCACCTGGTACCACAATCCTGTTTCCTCATCCTGAACCTTCAGAATAGCCTCACTCAAATCATTCAGAATAGTGATCAGTGCTTCCCTGTCTTTATGATCTTCAGGCAGATTCTCCAACACATCAACCAATGCCATCATGTACCAGCCTGTTGCGCGGCTCCAAAAGTGTTTCGACTGCCCTGTTTCTTTGTTACACCAGCGTTGCTCGCGACTTTCGTCCCAGGCATGGTAAACCAGCCCCGTTCTTTCATCGAGCGTATGTTTGTACACTTCCTGCAACTGAAAAGTAACCTCATCGAACCAGTGCGGCTGATCAAATTCTTTGGCATAACGAGCCAAAAACGGTGATGCCATGTACAAACCATCCAGCCACATTTGATAAGGGTATATTTTTTTATGCCAAAACCCGCCTGAATTTGTGCGTGGCTGACTTTTCATCTGTTCTACCAGCGTTTCTATTCCCAAACCGTATTTTTCGTCGCCATAATCCTGGTATAAAGTAACCAAGCTGTTACCGGGCCGGACCCGGTCGATGTTATAATCCGAAAGTTTGTATCTGTCAATCTCGCCATCCTCTTGCAAGAAATAATCGACATAATTTTTTAGGTAAGCGCCATATTTCGGATCAATATCTTTAAGCTTATATATGGCATCGCCCAGAAAAGCAAAATCGTACTCGAATTTAGGATTCTCGCTTTGATAATAGATCAGACTGTCAGCCTCATGCAATACGGTTTCAGCAAATTTAACCGACCACAAAGGCTTGGTTATTTGTACTGAATTTTGTTTGGTATTTTTGGAAGTGCATCCGATCAGGGCAACAAACAGGAAGATAATTGAAAAAGTTCTCATTGGTTTAATTTTGTTTAACAACAAAACTAATCTAACCGCTAGATTTTCAAAAGTTAAAATGTATTATATCGCGGGAAAATTTTTCCAAACATGGTAAAATTGAGCTTATTAGACCCTTTTCATAAGCTAAAATACCATCATCGGGAAAAATGTAAGAATATCACAGAGAACTCTTTACCCCTCTCCCTATCGGGAGCTCCCCTCACAAGGGGAGCCTGTTCTATCAAATTCCCAAACTTCACATCCAGGCCGTTAACCTACTGTCCGATCAAATGTAGCAATTTCAGGAAACGATAACTTGCTCCCCTGCTACTCCCTTTTTTCTCAGGTTTCTTTCCTACAACTGGAAAGTATATACATACTTCACCTGAAAGATCCTGTTTAAGAATTGGGGTTCATCCAAACCATTGTCGATGTAATCATTTGTTGGTCGAATTTCGTTGTACACCACGTACAGATCGTTTCCTTCTTTTGGATTATAGCGCAGGCGAAAGTTTGATACCATAACATCGTTCACACTATTAAACTGTACAAAAGAGCTGAACGACAGCTTTGTGTTATACATGTATAAAAACTTCAGGCGTCCAACATGCGCATTCATTTCCTGGTTCCGGTCGGCAAAAATCACATGGCTGTAATTGTAATAGGCCGAAAGCTGCAAACTTGCCGAAAGATTATAAATGGGCTGAACAGTTGCAGTAACATTTTTACCATCGTAAAACTGGCCACCCGACATCATTATGGTGGTAGACAGCGGCTTTGAAACCGGCGACATCAGTGTCATACGGCTGGTATACGTTTTATATTTATCGGCCGGAACAACTACCTTATCATCCAGTTCAAATTCTTCATCAACACCTTCAATGCGGTAATTTAAATCCAGGTTTACAAACCAACCCTTTTTGGTATTTAAACTAAACCCCGGCCCGTACATACCTGTATCCAGACCTCCGTCGGTAACACGATACGATTCATAAAAAGTTCCGTCAATACTGTATTTAAAAAGTCTGGACTCGGCACCGGGAAGCCAGCCGTACTGCAGTTTTAGTCGAGGTCCTTTGGTGGCATATTTTGATAAGAATCCCACCTGAGGATCAAAATTCTCGCCCGTATACGCATAAGATAAGTCGTAGGCAAAACCTTCCTCGCTTCGCCGTTGCCACGATGCGCGGTAGAATGTATTTTTAATACCGGCCGAAAAATCAGTGCCTTCCGGATCGGTAGTTTGAGCAACACCCGCCTCAATGTAATCGTCGCCAAAAATGCGAAAAATACCATCAACACCATAGGAATACGAATCGTTGATATCCGCTCCAACCCTCGAGGTCATAATTGCACCAACATACGAGTTGGTATTTATTACCTGGCGGCGGAAGCGCAACACCCCAAAGTTTTCTGAAGGATTTGAGTTATTCTTTTGGGTTTGCATATCCATAAATCCCATGTCCCATTTTCCCACGCGCCCGGTTAATCGTGCCCCGCCCAAAATTGGTGTCGGGCAACCGTCTTCATCCAAACCAATACGGCGACTGTAGAATAACTTACTTGGGCCACTCAGTTTGTAATCGAAAATACTTGAACGCTCCTGGAAGAACATTCTTTTCTCGGGAAAGAACAAAGCATAACGCGTTAGATTCACTTGTTCGTCGTCGGCTTCAACCTGAGCAAAATCGGTGTTAAAAGTCAGGTCCATGGTAAGGTTGCTGGTGAGGCTGTATTTTATATCTACCCCGCCGGTCAGTTTATTGTCTTTTGATGAATCAAAAGCTGTTTCCTCTTCATTTAGCTCATTGTTTCTCTCCACTCCGGTAGTTATATACGGAGCGACATAAACCGGCTTTTTGCTTTCCACACCCGAAAGTTCGATGGTTTGAGCCAGCGATGGTTTGTTGGATGCCAACCGGCCATATTTCGGATCGGTTGCAGGATAGGTATCCACTTCGTTGTTATGGCTTACACCGCGGTTAATCAACAATCCCATTCGTACGCGCCCGTTAACTTCCTGAAAGCGAAGACTTGAAAACGGAATACGCATTTCGACCGCCCAACCTGTTGCAGTACGTGCTGTTTTTACATCCCAGAAAGTGTTCCAACTATAGTTTTGAGCAGTCGACCCGGCTCCCGGAGGGCCCGGCATCTTTTGTGCATCGTTCGATACGGCATAATCGATACGCTGCCCTGCAGGCATGGTAAAGAATGCCAGTGCATTTTCGTTATCATCGTAGGTATCTAATAAAATTCCGAAAGAGTCGGGATTTTTCGACTTCTCATCGCGTTTTTTACTGGTGGAAACAATGTCCTCCGGGTTCTTGTAATCCAGGAAAGCACCTACCCACAAAAAGTTATCGTCGTAACTGATGTATGTTTTGGTCTCCTCACTCGGAGAAGCTTGATAATTAGGAATGTGCATTACCAGCTCAAACTGGCTTGCCTTTTGCCAAAAGGCTTCGTCGGGCACTCCATCGAAATTTACCGTTCCATTATTTTTAGCAATCTGTACAATGTCCTGCCCAAATACGATGATGGAACTACACGTGCAGAGAATTAAAGATATTAACTTGAAAAAGAATTTGGTTTTCATGTTACTTTGTTTTGGTCTAAAGGCCCAAACAGGAGTTTGCGGATGTATTTTCGACAGATTAAAGCCTTAGTTGATCTGGTTAAGTCGGTTTAAATTTTTTAGCGAAAGGATCTCCGGTGTTACCCGAAGATCCTTTTAGAAAACATTACAATTGTTTTATTTATATCTATTTACTCTTTTGTCGTTAATCACCCCTCTCCAGTTCATGCCATAGGCAAAATCGTAAACATTGCCCATTTCGTCGGTGTAACATTCCATGTCGCGTGGTACGTCTTCAAACTGCTCTTCTACCGTTTTCATGTTGGCAGGTAACTGAAAAGGTAGTAACCCTGAAGGTTCTGCATTACCTGTTACCAAATCCATAATTGCCTGATTCTGCACACCACAATGAACAAGAATAGCATCGGCACTCTTTTCAAACTCGGCAGGGATAAACGGATTGGCCACATTTACCACCACAATTACAGGTTTCTCACCCATTTTTGCTTTCGTTTCGTTCACCACTTTCATGTCGTAAACATTAGCTGCCTCGGTTGATTTTCCTTTGTAACTTCTGTTGGTAAAATCTTCGAACGGACTGCCACCGGCAATACTTTTTTCGCGTGCATATTTTGCGGTATATGGACCGTACTGAAGAGAAATAGGAACATACCCATTACCCCCTTTTTCCTTATCCTCGAGCGAGTATCCTGTTCCTCCTTGCGGGCTTGAGATCAAACAAATTGCGAGATCGGCTTTCTCAGGAGCATCGACAACCTCAAAATAGTTGGCTACCATATCCATGTTTGCCGCATCGCTCCATTTTTCCTCGCTTCGCATACCAAACCAGTTGGTTCCTGCAGGTGTATATTTTTGTGGAATATAAACTTTCAACTTTTTCTCGACCGGTAAAACGCCATCCTTGTTTTTTAGCATTACAACCGATTTCAGTTGAGCTTCGTAACCGGCTTTCATGTATTCCGGATTACCCACAATTTTTTCAGATTCAGCCACAACCAGGTAAGGATTTTCAAACAATCCGGGGTGGAATATATTTTTCAATAAACGAACAGCGGATTGCTCAAAACGATTGCGCATATATTCTTCGCCATGTTCTTTCACCCCCATTTCATAAGCTTCCAAAACAGGCCCTTTTTCGTTGTTTCCGCCAAACTGGTCGGCACCGGCTTCAATTACTTTATAGTGACGCTCGGCAACCGAAAGGTTCTCTACACCCCAGCATTTTCCAAGAAATTCGTGTACACTGCGTGTATCGGCAGTAATCATCCAGTCGGTACAAACCACACCATCGTAACCATACTCACCTCTTAAAAGATCGGTGATGATGTATTTGTTATAAGCGTTTCCAACGTTTTCGCCATTCTTCTGATCGACATTATACGAGATGGTATAATAAGGCATAACTGCCGTTGCTTTACCCGTTGGACCATCCAGTTTAAAAGCACCTTCGGTAAATGGTTTTAGCTGATCAGAAAGATTGTTTCCCGGATAAACGGCATAAGCGCCATACCCAAAATGTCCATCGCGGCCACCTTCTTCCGGGCCACCACTGGGCCAGTGTTTTACCATGGCATTTACACTTTCAAATCCCCAGCCTCCGGCAATTTCTTTAGCCGCTGATGACGTTTGAAATCCATCGACATAAGCACGTGTCAGATCGGCTGCTAAACCGGGATCCTCCCCCATAGTTCCACTAAAACGACTCCAACGAGGTTCGGTTGACAAATCGATCTGCGGAGAAAGCGCAGTAGAAATACCTAATGCGCGATATTCAATCGAGGCGATTTCGCCAAATTGTTTCATTACAGCAGGATCGAAAGTGGCTGCCAAACCCAGTGTTGTTGGCCACATCGAAATATCGCCACCGGCTCCTGCATTGTATTCGGTTTCTGCACTTGTTCCGTGGCGTGGGTCGGTACTTGTATTTCCGGGAATTCCCAAACCAAGACCTTCAACGAGGGCCTGCATGTTGTTGTTCCATTGCGCAGCCACGCCCGGACTTTCAACTGTAGTAATTAACACATGACGCAAATTATCCTCGGTAAGAAATTTTATTTGCTGATCGGTGAGATCGCTTGATTTTGCGCCACTATCTGACAACGATTTTCCATTGTAGGTTCCGGCACCAAAACCTCCCCTTCCGGCAGGTATCGACTGATGTCCGCTGTATAACATTAAACCGGCAATTTGTTCTACCGACATTTTTGAAGCCAGATCTTTGGCACGCTCGTCTACCGGTTTACGCCAGTCTTCGTACACATCCAGTTCACCGTTTTTATTCAGGTCTTTAAAAGCAAAACCTTTGTCCGTAAGAATCGTTACTCCTGATTCAGGCGAATAACCCAAAGTTTGACCACCTTCGTTATGAATAAGGTGAAAATCTCCCAAATCTTCTTCCGTCCATTTGGGGCCACAGCCAATAAGTGCTGCAAAAAGAAATGCTAGCGATAAATTTTTTAGTTTTTTCATACTATTTAGATTGTTAGTTTTTAGCGGTATAGTATGGAACTCGCACATATTTTATTATTCCTCTTGGATGTAATATTTTATATGCTCGTTTCATATTGAGTTTAATTAGTTGCGCATCGTTTTATTCAGAATAAAAATCATCAAGAAATTTAAGCAATTCGGCACTTGGAAGATCATCGCACTTCGATGTTGTGTTAAAGCGCATTGCTTTCAGGTTATCAGGCGAAGCTGCTTCCCACCCGGGCAATCCTTCTGCATTTGGATCTCCTGAAGTAGCAAAATTCACCCAATAGTCCGACATCAGGTCGGCCAGTTTATAATCTGCCTCGGTCCAAGGGCGCGGGCTCATTTTCAGGTTATTGTAGGCGTATGGTACTTCACCTGTATGGAAAGCACCAAAATCACTCATTCCATCGGCGTAAGGCACATCCCGCTCGAAACGGTACATAAATACTTTCGATGTTGCCTTTTCATTTTGTAGCTGCATCCACTTGTACGACTGAACACCAAAGGTTTGCAATGCTCCCAAATCGTTCTGAATGGCAATTGCATCCTCATCAGAGTTGATTGGGAACTCAGCCAGAAATTTATCGGCCTTATCACCGAACATCGTTTTTACATGTTCTTTAAACTGATCTGCAGGAACAGGCTTCCCTCCAAAACCTTCATCTTCGTTCCATCCAATTATCACAGGAATATCGTTTTGTTCGCCGTTGGCAAAGATCTCACTAACCGGTTTTGGAAGAAAATAACCATCAACGATCGGATTTCGCAGGCCGGTACCACTTAAAATCTCCTCGGCACTTTTTGCCCGTAATTCTTCAATAGATGATGCCCCCAAAGACTCGGCGAATTTTATACCCGCTTCCTCGGCAGATTTCAGGCTACCACCACGGGCTAACGCATTGGTTGAAAGCACCGCACCACCACTCTCAGCAATGGCACGGTGAATCAATCCTTTTGTTAGTGGACTTGCCACTAAATAATTAACACTAAACGCACCTGCCGACTGACCGGCAATGGTAATATTGTTTGGATCGCCGCCAAAAGCAGCAATATTTTTGTTTACCCATTTCAGGGCTTCAACCTGGTCAAGTAACCCATAATTCCCTGAGGCGTTGTTTGGCGATTCAGCAGTAAGTTCCGGATGCGCTAAAAATCCTAAGGTTCCTACGCGATAGTTTATAGTGATAAAAACAAGGCCTTTCTTCGCCATTTCCTCGCCATCATAAATAGGAACAGCACTTCCTCCACTTGAAAAACCACCACCATAAATATAAACGAAAACCGGATGTTTTTCAGTGGCATCCCTGGCCGGAGTCCAAACATTCAGGTACAAACAATCTTCGCTTAAGGGCTCTTTTGGAGCAATAAACTCCTGTGTCCACATACTAAACGGCATTGGCGTTGCCTGCATCGGGCTTGCTGAGAATTCAGTGCATTCCTTCACGCCTTCCCAGGATTCAACGGGTTGTGGTGCTTTCCAGCGCAAATCGCCAACAGGCGGAGCAGCAAACGGAATTCCCTTAAAAGTGGTAATTCCGGTGCTTTCATCAAAAGTACCGCTTACCTTTCCACTGGCTGTAGCAACGCTGTCTTTAATTTGTTGAGGCTGCTGAGAAGAACATGCTCCCAAAATAGATGAAATTCCTAACAACAAGATCACACATAAGTTTTTCATAGATAGTCAGTTTTGTTGTTGTTTAGTTTTTATGAAATAAATCACAGGAAAATAGAAAAGGAAACTCCCCCCCTGAACTATTCCAGGGAGAGAGTACTTAACTAAGTCCCACTACCTATGCATTTTTTCAAAGTCTCGTTCAGGCACCATTGCTTTTGATACCTTTTGAACTGTAATATCGTTGGCAACAGAGAATGTTGCTTTTTCTTTAATGTCTTTTGAAGAAGCTCCAACTTTTACGGTATAATCGCCGGCTTCTGTAATCCAGCTTGTACTTGCTTCATCAAACGAAGCCAAAAGTGCGGCGTCAATATCAAACGACAGCGTTTCAGATTTACCCGGTTTTAACAAAGCTGTTTTACCAAAGGCTACCAACTCTTCTTCAGGTTTTTCAAGCGATTTACCCGGCGCACTGGCATAAACCTGAACTACCTCTTTACCTGCTACATCACCGGTATTTTTTACATCGATGGAAACAGTAATTTTTGCATCAAATTTTTTGTCGCTCAGTTTCAGGTTGCTGTATTCAAATGTGGTGTATGATTTCCCGTATCCGAATTCGTAAGCTACCGGTACATCGAAGGTGTTAAAATAGCGGTAACCCACGTAAATATCTTCTTCATAAACCACTTCCCAGGGCACGCGGCGCATCAGAGAGAAACCTGACTGATCGGCAGTATTGTCTACAGCTCCTTCAGCCTTAACAGCCACGCCGGGAAAATTATCCGACGACGAACCATCTACATATTTCACAGGGAAAGTTTGTGCCAGTTTTCCTGACGGATTTACTTTTCCTGAAAGTACATCAACTATGGAGTTACCACCTTCTTGTCCTGGTTGCCAGGCACAAAGAACGGCATCAGGAATAGTACTCCAGCTGGCAGTTTCAACAACGCCGCCAACATTCAGAATAACTACTGATTTTTTGCCTTTTGCATGGAAAGCGTCGGTAACTGTTTTTATCAGGTCTTTTTCATTCTTATTCAGATAGAAGTCGCCTTCTTCCGCTTTGCGGTCACCACCTTCACCGGCATTGCGTCCGATCGTAATCAAAGCAATATCAGCTTTTGCAGCCATTTCTTGTGCAATTGATGCATCCAAAGCCATTTCTTCAACAGGAATTTTGCCGCCCATTAAAGCAGCCAAAGGATTGCTTGATTTATCCTGTGTTTTTCTTGCTTCTTCCATGTAGCTTTCGTAAGTATCTTTTAGGTCAGCATAAGTTTCAAAACCTGCATTTTGCAAGCCCTGCATCAACGAAACGGTATAAGCTTCGTTAACGTCGCCACTCCCGGTTCCTCCCGAAATAAAATCGTACGACGTATTTCCGAATGCAGCAACATTTTTAATACTTTTTGCAAAAGGTAGTGCTCCATTATTTTCCAATAATACCATTCCATCGGCAGCTGCCTGACGGGTTACTTCGGCATGTGCTTTCAAATCAGGGTTGTTCGATATGTTATATCCTTTGTAACGTGGCGTTTCAACCATGATATTCAGAATACGTTCAACATTCGTATCTAAAACTGATTCATCGAGTTTTCCTGACTCAACCGCTTCGATAAGTGTTTTAATGGTTTCTGGCGAACCGGGCTGGATCATATCGTTTCCGGCTTTC
It contains:
- a CDS encoding glycoside hydrolase family 3 N-terminal domain-containing protein, translating into MIGNKLKLNSVLALIVLLLVSTSLSASVSQKSVKEIVKSMTLEQKAQLVIGTGMYFPLPDSIREKMPPMFGGGLDTSTPYGKMVDKIRGYLPGTAGVTAEFPDLGVTSQTLADGPAGLRISPTRDGETDTYYCTAFPIATVMASSWDTELVESVGKAMGKEVLEYGADVLLAPALNIQRDPLCGRNFEYYSEDPLVAGKMAAAMVRGIQSNGVGTSIKHFAVNNQETNRMSVDVIASERALREIYLKGFKIAVQESQPWTVMSSYNKVNGVYTSESHDLLTKILRDDWGFKGYVMTDWGGGSDVVAQMKAGNDMIQPGSPETIKTLIEAVESGKLDESVLDTNVERILNIMVETPRYKGYNISNNPDLKAHAEVTRQAAADGMVLLENNGALPFAKSIKNVAAFGNTSYDFISGGTGSGDVNEAYTVSLMQGLQNAGFETYADLKDTYESYMEEARKTQDKSSNPLAALMGGKIPVEEMALDASIAQEMAAKADIALITIGRNAGEGGDRKAEEGDFYLNKNEKDLIKTVTDAFHAKGKKSVVILNVGGVVETASWSTIPDAVLCAWQPGQEGGNSIVDVLSGKVNPSGKLAQTFPVKYVDGSSSDNFPGVAVKAEGAVDNTADQSGFSLMRRVPWEVVYEEDIYVGYRYFNTFDVPVAYEFGYGKSYTTFEYSNLKLSDKKFDAKITVSIDVKNTGDVAGKEVVQVYASAPGKSLEKPEEELVAFGKTALLKPGKSETLSFDIDAALLASFDEASTSWITEAGDYTVKVGASSKDIKEKATFSVANDITVQKVSKAMVPERDFEKMHR